The following are from one region of the Segatella oris genome:
- a CDS encoding phage protein Gp36 family protein, which produces MFVTDEDYRVVIGEAALKVVSQTSADIRANAEREAMEEIAGYLRPVYDTEATFKAEGDNRNRLIVMYACDIALYHMTAAMPQKMGSEIRKERYERAIKWLEGVQAGKIIPALPVATDAATGEPSGTGVVWHSQKPLRHNW; this is translated from the coding sequence ATGTTTGTAACAGATGAAGACTATCGGGTAGTAATCGGCGAAGCCGCTTTAAAAGTTGTTTCGCAGACCTCAGCCGACATACGGGCTAACGCCGAGCGAGAGGCCATGGAGGAGATTGCAGGGTACCTACGCCCTGTATACGACACCGAGGCCACGTTCAAAGCTGAAGGTGATAACCGCAACCGGCTCATCGTCATGTATGCCTGCGACATCGCACTCTACCACATGACGGCCGCCATGCCCCAAAAGATGGGCAGTGAAATCCGAAAGGAACGCTACGAGCGGGCGATTAAATGGCTTGAGGGTGTACAGGCGGGAAAGATTATTCCCGCGCTTCCCGTGGCCACGGATGCCGCAACGGGCGAACCTTCCGGGACGGGCGTAGTGTGGCATTCACAAAAGCCCCTCAGACATAACTGGTAA
- a CDS encoding terminase gpP N-terminus-related DNA-binding protein codes for MTKETEKKKSLARSLYLSGMEQNEIAEKVEVSRITISRWVNSEGWKEARAAKNISRPELVNKLLLTIDGMIENVNKSNDPTLVGSLADKLSKLSSTIEKLDKKANVIDAIEVFMAFNRWIQDQASYDPEITPELIKAINKYQNKFLMERMQNPSTL; via the coding sequence ATGACAAAAGAAACTGAAAAGAAAAAATCGCTCGCCCGGTCACTCTATCTCTCGGGAATGGAGCAGAATGAGATTGCCGAAAAGGTAGAAGTCTCGCGTATAACCATCTCAAGGTGGGTGAATAGCGAGGGGTGGAAGGAAGCGCGTGCCGCAAAGAATATCTCGCGTCCTGAATTAGTGAACAAACTCTTGCTCACCATTGACGGAATGATAGAGAATGTGAATAAATCGAATGATCCTACACTTGTCGGTTCATTAGCTGACAAGCTGTCCAAGCTCTCATCAACAATTGAGAAACTTGATAAGAAGGCAAATGTCATCGACGCTATAGAAGTGTTTATGGCATTTAACCGGTGGATACAGGACCAAGCCTCCTACGACCCGGAGATTACCCCCGAACTCATCAAGGCGATTAACAAGTATCAGAATAAGTTCCTCATGGAGCGTATGCAGAACCCGTCTACATTATAA